The following coding sequences are from one Candidatus Nanopelagicus hibericus window:
- a CDS encoding SDR family oxidoreductase produces the protein MSLAGKRIFVTGGSRGIGLAIALRAAKDGALIAIAAKTTEPHPKLPGTIFTASKDIEAAGGKALAIACDIRDENQITAAVEQAAKAFGGIDILINNASAINLTNTESTPAKRFDLMMGVNTRGTFLTSQACLPYLKKSAQEGRNPHILMLSPPLSMKGKWFKPHLAYTMAKYGMSMCVLGLADELKRDGIGVNALWPRTAINTAALAMIPGVDTDFCRTPEIISDSAYIILNRPGKECSGNFFIDDVVLAGEGIVDLDKYAVVPGTKEFINDLYVD, from the coding sequence ATGAGTTTAGCCGGCAAGCGAATATTTGTTACCGGTGGTTCACGGGGCATTGGCCTGGCCATCGCTCTTCGGGCGGCCAAAGATGGTGCTTTGATTGCAATCGCAGCTAAAACTACTGAGCCACATCCAAAGCTTCCCGGAACTATTTTTACTGCGTCAAAAGATATTGAAGCTGCTGGGGGCAAAGCGCTAGCAATAGCATGTGATATTCGAGATGAAAATCAAATCACAGCAGCGGTGGAACAAGCGGCTAAAGCATTTGGCGGAATTGATATTCTGATTAATAACGCATCTGCAATTAATTTGACCAATACTGAGAGTACTCCTGCTAAAAGATTTGATTTAATGATGGGCGTTAATACCCGTGGCACATTCTTAACCTCACAAGCATGTCTTCCTTACTTAAAGAAGAGTGCTCAGGAAGGACGTAATCCACACATCTTGATGCTCTCACCACCGCTTTCCATGAAGGGCAAATGGTTTAAGCCCCATCTGGCTTACACAATGGCAAAGTATGGAATGAGTATGTGTGTATTGGGATTAGCAGATGAGTTAAAGCGAGATGGCATTGGCGTAAATGCATTATGGCCCCGCACAGCGATTAATACCGCCGCCCTTGCGATGATTCCAGGCGTAGATACTGACTTTTGCCGTACACCTGAGATCATCTCTGACTCGGCCTACATAATCTTAAATCGGCCAGGCAAAGAGTGCAGCGGGAATTTCTTTATTGATGATGTGGTGTTAGCTGGTGAAGGAATTGTTGATTTAGATAAGTATGCAGTTGTTCCTGGAACGAAAGAGTTTATAAACGATCTATACGTTGATTAA
- a CDS encoding HoxN/HupN/NixA family nickel/cobalt transporter: MSKKTQLRQHLRFTRQELPSLIGVFSVVAFLHIAGWGLFIHFNSNPAYSSLTDSTGALVYAGAGALAYSFGLRHAFDADHIAAIDDTTRLMLAKGKNPLALGLFFSLGHSTIVMALCVGVAFAARQAAKFQKDFAETGGIIGASVSTFFLYLVGILNLVILVGIIKVWKQAKSGKFSHDHLTQLLNERSLMRRIFRGAFKKGFDHSWQLYPVGVLFGLGFDTATEVALLALSATAAVGTVGGFLPPLAIIALPLIFAAGMTLMDSLDGIFMTKAYAWAFTSPLRKIYYNITTTGLSIFVAFVIGTIQFVGVLSDKTNIDNYQPFTFIAGLDLNRVGFFIVASFVGAWLLSVLIWRVGRYEERYSSGIAETEHEHKEFKL; encoded by the coding sequence ATGAGTAAAAAGACCCAACTTCGCCAACATCTACGATTCACCCGGCAGGAGTTGCCATCATTAATTGGGGTTTTTTCAGTTGTGGCATTTCTGCATATTGCAGGCTGGGGCTTGTTTATTCATTTCAATTCAAATCCGGCTTATAGCTCTTTGACTGATTCAACTGGCGCGCTTGTTTACGCCGGCGCTGGCGCACTTGCCTACTCTTTTGGGTTAAGGCACGCATTTGATGCCGACCATATTGCCGCAATTGATGACACCACCAGATTAATGCTCGCAAAAGGTAAGAATCCATTGGCACTTGGCTTATTTTTCTCACTTGGTCACTCAACAATTGTGATGGCACTTTGCGTGGGTGTTGCATTTGCTGCTCGCCAAGCAGCTAAATTCCAAAAAGATTTTGCTGAGACAGGTGGAATAATAGGAGCCTCGGTTTCAACTTTTTTCCTATATCTAGTTGGCATTTTAAATTTAGTTATTTTGGTTGGAATAATCAAAGTATGGAAACAAGCTAAAAGTGGCAAATTCTCCCATGATCACCTAACTCAACTTCTAAATGAGCGCAGCTTAATGCGACGTATTTTTAGAGGAGCCTTTAAAAAGGGTTTTGATCACTCATGGCAGTTATACCCAGTTGGAGTTTTATTTGGATTAGGTTTTGATACCGCAACTGAGGTGGCACTACTTGCCCTATCAGCAACAGCAGCAGTCGGTACCGTTGGCGGCTTTTTGCCACCCCTTGCGATTATTGCCTTACCTCTAATTTTTGCTGCTGGAATGACGCTTATGGATTCTCTTGATGGAATATTTATGACAAAAGCTTATGCCTGGGCCTTTACCTCACCACTTCGCAAGATTTACTACAACATCACCACCACCGGTTTATCTATCTTTGTGGCATTTGTGATCGGGACAATACAATTTGTTGGAGTGTTATCAGATAAAACCAATATTGATAATTACCAACCATTTACCTTTATTGCCGGGCTGGATTTAAATCGCGTCGGCTTCTTTATTGTTGCCTCTTTTGTGGGCGCTTGGTTGCTCTCAGTTTTAATCTGGAGAGTTGGCCGTTATGAAGAGCGTTACTCCTCAGGAATTGCTGAAACTGAGCACGAGCACAAAGAATTTAAGCTTTAA
- a CDS encoding copper resistance CopC family protein: MRSSTAGRSQVFTALLALILVFIPANLASAHTKLISASPAIDAEVESWPDQLTLEFDEVLINLDGEKTNFVVVNNAVGDQVSEPDEVVIGNSISVTLSPNEVKGPVLVYYRVVSADGHPVEGEYKFTYGIGEVTAQGVEPEDEGGEFPIGIYLTSAIFIISGLFFAIYSYRRRSAS, translated from the coding sequence ATGAGATCTAGCACAGCAGGTAGATCCCAAGTATTTACTGCACTGCTTGCCTTAATACTTGTTTTTATTCCAGCCAATTTGGCATCTGCTCACACCAAACTTATTTCAGCATCACCAGCAATTGATGCTGAGGTTGAAAGTTGGCCCGATCAATTGACTTTAGAGTTTGATGAAGTTCTAATCAACCTAGATGGTGAGAAAACTAATTTTGTGGTGGTCAATAATGCAGTTGGTGATCAGGTCAGTGAGCCTGATGAGGTGGTAATTGGAAATAGTATTTCTGTAACTCTTTCGCCCAATGAAGTTAAGGGGCCAGTACTTGTTTACTATCGTGTGGTTTCAGCAGATGGCCACCCAGTTGAGGGGGAGTATAAATTCACATACGGAATTGGTGAGGTAACTGCCCAAGGGGTAGAGCCTGAAGATGAAGGCGGGGAATTTCCAATCGGAATATATCTAACCTCTGCCATATTTATTATTTCTGGCTTGTTCTTTGCTATTTATTCATATCGCAGAAGAAGCGCGAGTTAA
- the glnA gene encoding type I glutamate--ammonia ligase has product MFKNSSEIFDYIKKNDVKLIDVRFIDLPGIQHHFNVPVESFDEAVFKDGLMFDGSSIRGFQSIHESDMKLLPIPSSAYLDPFRKEKTLIILFSVHNPDDNTAYSRDPRGIVAKAVDFMRSTGIADTAFFAPEAEFYVFDRIRFLTGMNQAFHHIDSYEGAWNTGIEEDADGTPNRGYRTRIKGGYFPVSPTDQFADLRDEMVMNLGKVGLLVERAHHEVGTAGQMEINYRFSDILTAGDELMKFKYIIKNTAWAAGKTATFMPKPLFGDNGSGMHVHQSLWKDGKPLFWGDGYANLSDMARWYIGGLLKHAPSLLAFTNPTVNSYKRLVPGYEAPVNLVYSARNRSACIRIPITGSNPKAKRIEFRCPDPSSNPYLAFAAMLMAGIDGIQNKIEPPKPVDKDLYELEGAEAAAIPQVPGSLDAVLDNLERDNEFLTRGGVFTKDLIDTWIDFKRKQEVDYVRLRPHPAEFELYYDL; this is encoded by the coding sequence ATGTTTAAGAACTCATCTGAGATCTTCGATTACATCAAGAAGAATGATGTGAAGTTGATCGATGTTAGATTTATTGATTTACCAGGCATACAACATCACTTTAATGTACCGGTTGAATCATTTGATGAAGCGGTATTTAAAGATGGCTTGATGTTTGATGGTTCATCGATTCGTGGTTTCCAATCAATACATGAGTCTGATATGAAGTTACTGCCGATTCCATCCTCGGCATACCTGGATCCATTCCGCAAAGAAAAAACTTTAATAATTCTTTTCTCAGTTCATAATCCAGATGACAACACCGCCTACTCAAGAGATCCTCGTGGCATAGTTGCCAAAGCGGTTGATTTCATGCGAAGTACTGGAATTGCAGATACTGCATTTTTTGCACCTGAGGCAGAGTTTTATGTATTTGATCGCATTAGATTTTTAACTGGAATGAATCAGGCTTTCCATCACATTGATTCATATGAAGGTGCTTGGAACACAGGCATTGAAGAGGATGCTGATGGCACACCTAATCGTGGCTACCGCACCAGAATTAAAGGTGGTTACTTCCCAGTTTCACCAACCGATCAATTTGCCGATCTTCGCGATGAAATGGTGATGAATCTTGGCAAAGTGGGATTACTTGTCGAACGTGCTCACCATGAGGTGGGAACTGCGGGGCAAATGGAGATTAATTACCGCTTCAGCGACATATTGACTGCAGGGGACGAGTTAATGAAATTTAAATACATAATCAAGAACACCGCATGGGCTGCAGGTAAGACTGCAACCTTTATGCCAAAACCATTATTTGGCGATAACGGTAGCGGCATGCATGTTCACCAATCACTTTGGAAAGATGGCAAGCCATTGTTTTGGGGAGATGGTTATGCAAATCTTTCAGATATGGCCCGTTGGTATATCGGTGGTCTGTTAAAGCACGCACCATCACTTCTAGCATTTACCAACCCAACAGTTAACTCATATAAGCGCTTAGTACCAGGGTATGAGGCGCCAGTTAATTTGGTCTATTCAGCAAGAAACCGATCAGCTTGTATTCGTATTCCAATTACTGGTTCTAACCCAAAGGCAAAGCGAATTGAGTTCCGTTGCCCAGATCCATCATCTAATCCATATCTAGCATTCGCTGCGATGTTGATGGCTGGTATTGATGGCATCCAAAACAAGATTGAACCGCCAAAGCCGGTTGATAAGGATCTGTATGAATTAGAGGGAGCTGAGGCTGCAGCTATTCCACAAGTTCCTGGATCCCTTGATGCCGTACTTGATAACTTAGAACGCGATAATGAGTTCTTAACTCGTGGTGGCGTATTCACGAAGGATCTAATTGATACTTGGATTGATTTCAAGCGCAAGCAAGAGGTGGATTATGTCAGATTGCGTCCACACCCAGCTGAGTTTGAACTTTACTACGATCTCTAA
- a CDS encoding RDD family protein, with product MNWDIGPNMLPAASLGRRFIALALDWIMCRLIAGLLTPTVFEGNTFTTLIIFYFEVTFFTIAFQASAGQRLMAIKVVGYPEQQRIGPSKVALRTLLICLVLPAVFTNNQRPLHDHFTQSMTVREI from the coding sequence ATGAATTGGGATATTGGGCCAAATATGCTGCCAGCCGCCTCGCTGGGTCGACGATTTATTGCCTTAGCACTGGATTGGATAATGTGCCGACTGATCGCTGGTTTGCTGACACCAACTGTCTTTGAGGGTAATACATTTACGACATTAATAATCTTCTATTTTGAAGTTACATTTTTTACCATTGCATTCCAAGCATCAGCTGGCCAACGTTTAATGGCGATCAAGGTGGTGGGTTATCCAGAACAGCAACGAATAGGTCCCAGCAAGGTTGCACTCAGAACCTTATTGATTTGTTTGGTATTACCTGCGGTTTTCACCAATAATCAGCGCCCACTGCATGATCACTTTACGCAGAGTATGACGGTGCGAGAGATCTAA
- a CDS encoding DUF4191 domain-containing protein: MFGRKKKQQEAAAKGGTPEKKQSQLAVVKDAYKLVKKDSPLAILWCLLVFTLILVFGIIIGNNLGHPIYAGFLSLPLAFLAGFFLFTRFANTAAFASIEGQVGAGASVLMSIRRGFVTTPAVNVNRDQDMVHRVSSKAGIILVGEGGYGVKSLMQDERRKMERFLSGVPVTEVIVGDNQGQVSIRKLQKHLKKLPKKLSTVQLREVRARVRSVGGLNLPMPKGPMPTNVRMPRR; this comes from the coding sequence ATGTTTGGTCGAAAAAAGAAGCAGCAAGAAGCAGCAGCTAAAGGTGGAACGCCGGAGAAAAAACAATCTCAGTTAGCAGTTGTTAAAGATGCTTATAAATTAGTTAAGAAAGATTCCCCGCTTGCCATCCTTTGGTGTCTTCTAGTCTTCACCCTGATTTTAGTTTTTGGCATAATCATCGGAAATAATCTAGGCCACCCGATATACGCTGGTTTCTTGTCGTTGCCACTGGCATTTCTAGCTGGTTTCTTTTTGTTTACTCGCTTTGCCAATACTGCAGCTTTTGCATCAATTGAAGGACAAGTGGGAGCTGGTGCAAGTGTGTTGATGTCAATCCGCAGAGGCTTTGTCACTACCCCAGCGGTTAATGTAAATCGCGATCAAGATATGGTGCACCGAGTTTCTTCAAAGGCTGGAATTATTCTAGTTGGTGAAGGTGGCTATGGCGTTAAATCATTAATGCAAGATGAGCGACGCAAAATGGAACGATTCCTATCAGGAGTACCAGTCACTGAGGTGATCGTCGGTGATAATCAAGGCCAGGTTTCAATTCGTAAATTACAAAAACATTTAAAGAAGCTGCCAAAGAAGTTAAGTACAGTTCAACTGCGCGAGGTACGGGCCAGAGTGCGCTCGGTAGGTGGCCTAAACCTGCCAATGCCTAAAGGTCCAATGCCAACAAATGTAAGAATGCCAAGGCGGTAA
- the lipA gene encoding lipoyl synthase — protein sequence MSIDPNGRKLLRIEARNAQTPIEKKPEWIKTRAHMGPEYTKLRSLVAKEGLHTVCQEAACPNIFECWEDREATFLIGGSACTRRCDFCNIDTGKPDPLDRDEPRRVAQSVKAMNLKYATITGVARDDLDDEGAWLYAESILQVHAVNPGVGVEMLAPDFSGNAQLLNQVFQARPEVFAHNLETVPRIFKQIRPAFTYERSLNVITQARDFGLITKSNLILGMGETREEVSQALQDLRNAGCDLITITQYLRPTNKHHPVNRWVKPNEFVELSKEAQEIGFLGVMSGPLVRSSYRAGRLYNQAMAARAIR from the coding sequence ATGAGCATTGACCCCAATGGTCGCAAGCTGCTTCGAATAGAAGCGAGGAATGCGCAAACGCCAATTGAGAAAAAACCTGAATGGATTAAAACCCGCGCCCACATGGGGCCGGAGTACACAAAACTTCGCTCACTTGTAGCCAAGGAAGGTTTGCACACAGTTTGTCAGGAAGCAGCATGTCCCAACATTTTTGAGTGTTGGGAGGATCGTGAGGCAACATTTTTAATTGGTGGCTCCGCCTGCACCCGAAGATGCGACTTTTGTAATATTGATACTGGAAAGCCAGATCCATTAGATAGGGATGAACCTAGAAGAGTCGCCCAATCTGTAAAAGCTATGAATTTAAAGTATGCAACTATTACTGGAGTTGCCAGAGATGATCTAGATGATGAAGGCGCCTGGTTATACGCCGAGAGTATTTTGCAGGTCCACGCAGTTAATCCTGGTGTTGGAGTTGAGATGTTGGCACCTGATTTCAGTGGGAATGCTCAGCTATTGAATCAGGTATTTCAAGCTCGCCCTGAAGTGTTTGCCCACAATCTTGAGACAGTCCCCAGGATCTTTAAACAAATAAGGCCCGCCTTCACCTATGAAAGATCTCTTAATGTAATTACGCAAGCACGAGATTTTGGCTTAATAACCAAATCAAACTTAATCTTAGGAATGGGAGAAACTCGCGAAGAGGTTTCTCAGGCATTGCAAGATTTAAGAAATGCAGGTTGTGATTTAATTACGATCACTCAGTACCTTCGCCCCACAAACAAGCACCATCCGGTAAACCGCTGGGTTAAGCCAAATGAGTTTGTGGAGTTGAGCAAAGAAGCGCAAGAAATAGGATTTCTTGGCGTTATGAGTGGTCCATTGGTACGTTCTAGCTATAGGGCAGGCAGGCTTTACAACCAGGCAATGGCTGCCAGAGCTATCAGATAA
- the lipB gene encoding lipoyl(octanoyl) transferase LipB yields MSSTILMQKLLKVEVLGEVEYLSAWQMQKQIAEDVISGKLENTLLLLQHPSVYTAGRRTELSDRPLDNTPVIDVDRGGKITWHGIGQIVGYPIVKLKNPTDVVGFVRELENALIQVCAEFGVLAQRYCERSGVWVRDEAGDRKIAAIGLRVAKGVTMHGFALNVNPDLSAYSKIIPCGIPDAKVTSLAAELSEQITTNQVMPVLQKYICPALESLAQ; encoded by the coding sequence GTGAGTTCAACCATACTGATGCAAAAACTTCTCAAAGTAGAAGTGCTGGGTGAGGTTGAGTATTTATCCGCTTGGCAAATGCAAAAACAGATTGCAGAGGATGTAATCTCTGGCAAATTAGAAAACACTTTATTGCTATTACAGCATCCTTCGGTTTACACCGCAGGAAGAAGGACTGAACTATCTGATCGACCGCTAGATAACACACCGGTAATAGATGTTGACCGCGGTGGAAAAATCACTTGGCATGGGATTGGCCAAATTGTCGGGTATCCAATTGTTAAATTAAAGAACCCAACTGATGTAGTTGGCTTTGTGAGGGAGCTAGAGAATGCGTTGATTCAAGTTTGCGCAGAGTTTGGAGTTTTGGCGCAAAGATACTGTGAGCGCAGCGGAGTTTGGGTGCGAGATGAAGCAGGTGATCGAAAGATTGCGGCCATCGGACTGAGGGTTGCAAAAGGTGTGACCATGCATGGTTTTGCATTAAATGTTAATCCAGATTTATCGGCGTACTCAAAAATAATTCCATGTGGAATTCCAGATGCGAAAGTCACATCACTTGCTGCTGAATTAAGCGAACAAATCACTACAAATCAAGTAATGCCAGTACTACAAAAATATATTTGCCCTGCCCTAGAGAGCTTGGCCCAATGA
- a CDS encoding MMPL family transporter has product MSAKSKSSSAVMGRKPLWIAIVAIIAWLGITSIAGPTFGKLSTVQENDNAAFLPDNAESTLASKVTLKFSDSSNDQIPTLLVFLGDVDPKNNPAKMAAIQKYLDGLGDEILPESGKPMSTYFVPGFPIQAFPSEDGKAALVNIALSSDVAQDRIEEKPALTLIVDFLREDLKKNFESQALTTHVTGFGGIFADLFGAFGSIDSTLLTTTLLVVSLILIVVYRSPLLWILPLFTAVTALSLAGTVVYYLAKAGTIDLNGQSQGILSVLVLGAATDYALLLIARYREELHHHESRFESMRIALRGVVEPIIASGSTVIAGLLVLLLSQLSGNRGLGPVGAIGIASAMVTVLTLLPALLVVFGRWIFWPKVPKFDDVDEQLSGTWAKIGAAVEKNPKRIWISTAVILTIFAGFSFTLKADGLANTEAFTARTDSVIGLEELGKHFPSGEGSPVEIVIKENDLVAVTNALGGIANVAFVEPVVDGQKIPGAPTPPIKVVEGKVLLNATLKVAPDSVEARNTIPTIREAVHKIDNEILVGGGTAVQYDTDVASRADNRLIIPIVLLIIGLILGLLLRSIAAAALLLLTVVLSFMATLGVCQLVFEHVFGFAGADASFPLFAFIFLVALGIDYNIFLMTRVREEALKIGTRKGVIKGLTVTGGVITSAGIVLAATFAVLGVLPLVFLAELGFAVAFGVLLDTVIVRSLLVPALVHVIGPKIWWPSKLQHEKV; this is encoded by the coding sequence ATGTCCGCTAAAAGCAAATCATCAAGTGCTGTAATGGGTCGCAAGCCGTTGTGGATTGCAATTGTGGCAATTATCGCCTGGCTTGGCATAACCTCAATCGCAGGGCCTACTTTTGGCAAGCTTTCAACGGTGCAAGAAAATGATAACGCCGCCTTTTTACCAGATAACGCTGAATCAACTCTTGCCAGCAAGGTGACGCTTAAGTTTTCAGATAGCTCTAACGATCAAATCCCAACCCTCTTGGTTTTCTTAGGTGATGTTGATCCAAAAAATAATCCAGCCAAAATGGCGGCGATCCAAAAGTACTTAGATGGCTTGGGCGATGAGATTCTGCCCGAATCTGGTAAACCAATGAGTACATATTTTGTACCAGGATTTCCCATCCAGGCCTTTCCATCTGAGGATGGCAAGGCGGCCCTAGTAAATATTGCTCTGAGCTCAGATGTTGCGCAGGATCGAATTGAAGAAAAACCAGCGCTGACATTGATAGTTGATTTCTTGCGTGAAGATTTAAAGAAGAATTTTGAGTCCCAAGCGTTGACCACACATGTAACCGGCTTTGGTGGAATCTTTGCAGATCTATTTGGCGCATTTGGTTCGATTGACTCAACATTACTCACGACCACATTATTAGTTGTTTCACTCATTTTAATTGTTGTTTACAGATCTCCACTGCTTTGGATATTGCCGCTTTTCACCGCTGTTACTGCTTTGTCCCTTGCCGGCACAGTTGTTTACTACCTAGCAAAGGCTGGCACAATCGATTTGAATGGTCAGTCGCAGGGAATTCTCTCGGTGTTGGTGCTGGGCGCTGCAACTGATTACGCACTCTTATTAATTGCCCGTTACCGGGAGGAGTTACATCATCACGAGTCCCGATTTGAATCGATGCGGATTGCATTAAGGGGAGTAGTTGAGCCAATTATTGCCTCTGGCTCTACCGTAATTGCTGGCTTATTGGTCTTACTGCTCAGTCAATTATCTGGTAACCGCGGACTTGGGCCAGTTGGTGCGATTGGAATTGCATCGGCAATGGTCACAGTATTAACACTGCTTCCAGCATTATTAGTTGTATTTGGTAGATGGATATTTTGGCCAAAGGTTCCAAAATTTGATGATGTTGATGAGCAGTTAAGTGGAACTTGGGCGAAGATTGGTGCAGCTGTGGAAAAGAATCCAAAGCGAATTTGGATATCAACTGCGGTAATTTTGACCATCTTTGCTGGTTTTTCATTCACCTTAAAAGCTGATGGCTTAGCAAATACTGAAGCATTTACCGCCCGAACTGATTCAGTGATTGGCTTAGAGGAGTTGGGTAAGCATTTTCCAAGCGGTGAAGGCTCACCAGTTGAAATAGTTATTAAAGAGAATGATCTTGTTGCCGTCACTAATGCGCTTGGTGGTATCGCAAATGTAGCGTTTGTTGAGCCAGTGGTTGATGGTCAAAAAATACCAGGAGCACCAACTCCACCAATTAAAGTAGTAGAGGGCAAAGTCTTGTTAAATGCCACTCTTAAAGTGGCGCCAGACTCAGTTGAGGCTCGTAACACCATTCCAACAATTCGTGAAGCGGTGCACAAGATTGATAACGAAATTCTGGTAGGTGGCGGTACTGCAGTTCAATATGACACCGATGTAGCCTCACGTGCTGATAATCGATTGATTATTCCAATTGTGCTATTAATTATCGGTTTAATTCTAGGTTTATTGCTTCGCAGTATTGCAGCAGCTGCATTGCTGCTACTTACTGTGGTTTTATCCTTCATGGCCACATTAGGAGTTTGCCAATTGGTTTTTGAACATGTATTTGGTTTTGCTGGCGCGGATGCCTCATTCCCACTATTCGCTTTTATTTTCTTAGTGGCATTGGGAATTGATTACAACATATTCTTGATGACAAGAGTGCGGGAAGAGGCGCTAAAGATTGGTACCCGTAAAGGTGTAATTAAGGGCTTAACGGTTACTGGCGGTGTTATTACCTCAGCCGGAATTGTTTTAGCCGCAACCTTTGCGGTGTTAGGTGTTCTGCCTTTAGTGTTTTTAGCAGAGCTTGGCTTTGCAGTTGCCTTTGGAGTTTTACTTGACACCGTAATTGTTCGCTCCTTACTTGTGCCAGCACTTGTGCATGTAATTGGGCCAAAAATTTGGTGGCCCTCAAAGTTGCAACATGAAAAGGTGTAG
- a CDS encoding Gfo/Idh/MocA family oxidoreductase encodes MSPRVGIAGFGLAGRYFHAPLLIGAGFEIAAILTKNPERIKNAAIDFPAAKIVASIDQLLSDNLDLFVVASTNDSHAALAIAALNAGVPVVVDKPMGRTLKETQEIIDVSKQTKVAVTTYFNRKWDSDSLTIKQIISEGVLGNIFRLDSRFERFNPKLKEDSWREKQSAAQGGGNLLDLQPHLVSTALDWFGPAKLVTSSVRSIRGAADDDITLVLKHDSGVDSYLSASAIIGGGGPRIRLSGDNGTLLIQDLDPQEMLLKSGAKPVDGKWGQSTKSKAFIHRGDEITEYGGVDGNYTEFYTQVRLALQGGKWPVSTDEALAVATIIDQAREVSFR; translated from the coding sequence ATGTCACCTCGCGTAGGTATCGCAGGGTTTGGTCTCGCCGGTCGTTACTTTCACGCACCGCTGCTAATAGGCGCAGGCTTTGAAATCGCTGCGATCCTTACAAAAAATCCAGAGCGCATAAAAAATGCGGCTATTGATTTTCCAGCTGCAAAAATTGTCGCAAGTATTGATCAGTTACTTAGTGATAATCTAGATTTATTTGTAGTTGCATCAACTAATGATTCTCATGCCGCCTTGGCGATTGCGGCTTTAAATGCAGGAGTACCGGTGGTGGTTGATAAGCCAATGGGGCGGACATTAAAAGAGACACAAGAGATTATTGATGTATCAAAACAAACCAAAGTAGCAGTAACAACCTACTTTAATCGCAAGTGGGATAGCGATAGCTTGACTATCAAACAGATAATCAGCGAAGGAGTACTGGGAAATATTTTCAGGTTGGATTCAAGGTTTGAGCGGTTTAATCCAAAGTTAAAAGAAGATTCCTGGCGTGAAAAACAATCAGCGGCGCAAGGGGGAGGCAACTTACTTGATTTACAACCACACCTTGTTTCAACAGCATTGGATTGGTTTGGGCCTGCAAAATTAGTAACCTCATCAGTTAGATCAATTCGAGGCGCAGCAGATGATGACATAACTTTGGTGCTTAAACACGATAGTGGTGTTGATTCTTATTTGTCTGCAAGTGCAATCATTGGTGGTGGTGGACCAAGAATTAGATTAAGTGGTGACAACGGAACACTTTTGATTCAAGATTTAGATCCACAAGAGATGTTGCTTAAAAGTGGGGCTAAGCCAGTGGATGGTAAGTGGGGGCAAAGCACAAAGAGCAAAGCATTTATTCACCGCGGTGATGAGATTACTGAGTATGGCGGTGTTGATGGGAATTACACCGAGTTTTACACTCAAGTAAGGCTGGCTTTGCAAGGTGGCAAATGGCCGGTCAGTACCGATGAGGCATTGGCAGTGGCAACAATTATTGATCAAGCCAGAGAAGTGTCCTTTAGATAA
- a CDS encoding TIGR01777 family oxidoreductase, with product MPRIKKVAVTGSTGLIGTALVAQLRSDGYQVLKLVRRPPRSADEVSWDPIKGEIDLKSLEDVDAVFHLAGAGVGDKRWTAAYRSEILNSRLLGTTTIANACEQLQPEVFISASAIGYYGETGNREVAEVDRGGDDFLSIVCREWEAVANLAPSVRTIKLRTGLVLDPTGGALGRMIPLFKFGLGGKLGSGKQWWSWITLHDQIRAMIFLMNSQIEGAVNIATPNPVTNKEFTAALAHALKRPAFFPAPAFALRASLGGFSSEILGSKKILPKVLLDNGFEFDYPFVSNALTALVE from the coding sequence TTGCCAAGAATTAAAAAAGTAGCTGTCACTGGATCAACTGGATTAATTGGTACTGCGTTAGTCGCACAACTTCGAAGTGATGGTTATCAAGTTTTAAAACTAGTCAGAAGACCACCCCGTTCTGCTGATGAGGTCAGCTGGGATCCAATCAAGGGTGAGATTGATCTTAAATCTCTCGAGGATGTTGATGCGGTATTTCATTTAGCTGGTGCCGGGGTTGGTGATAAGCGGTGGACAGCTGCTTACAGATCCGAGATTCTTAACTCAAGGCTGTTAGGCACCACCACAATTGCAAATGCTTGTGAACAGTTGCAGCCAGAAGTTTTTATCTCCGCCAGTGCGATTGGATATTACGGTGAGACTGGCAATCGTGAAGTTGCTGAGGTAGACCGGGGTGGGGATGATTTTCTATCCATCGTTTGCCGAGAGTGGGAGGCGGTAGCAAATTTGGCACCAAGTGTTAGAACTATAAAACTGCGAACTGGTTTGGTATTGGATCCAACTGGAGGTGCATTGGGACGAATGATTCCATTATTCAAATTTGGACTTGGTGGAAAGTTGGGTTCCGGTAAGCAATGGTGGTCTTGGATTACCTTACATGATCAGATTAGAGCAATGATTTTTTTGATGAACTCACAAATTGAGGGCGCGGTAAATATTGCCACACCAAATCCGGTGACAAATAAGGAGTTCACTGCCGCACTTGCCCATGCACTAAAAAGACCTGCTTTCTTCCCAGCACCTGCATTTGCGCTACGCGCATCCCTGGGCGGCTTTTCATCAGAGATTTTAGGTTCTAAGAAGATTTTGCCGAAAGTTTTACTTGATAATGGTTTTGAATTTGATTATCCCTTTGTTTCAAACGCTCTTACCGCATTAGTGGAGTAA